The Glycine max cultivar Williams 82 chromosome 12, Glycine_max_v4.0, whole genome shotgun sequence genome window below encodes:
- the LOC100799384 gene encoding uncharacterized protein isoform X1, whose product MIFDEGSMQSKSNLDCFLRRTTPVVPSQFLPKHEIRNLNRLWHPWEREAVEYFTLGDLWNRFHEWSAYGAGVPITLSNGETLVQYYVPYLSAIQIFTSNTFREETESGECETRDSYSDSYSEESESDKLWRWDGTSSEEGGSEHDCLWHMNDRLGHLYFQYFERSTPYGRVPLMDKITGLAERYPGLMSLRSVDLSPASWMAVAWYPIYHIPMGRTIKDLSTCFLTFHTLSSSFQDMDLDDDTDGAHEKRKEGEGISLPAFGLATYKMQGSVWVSGNCGRDQERLVSLLSVADSWLKQLRVQHHDFNYFMGARHG is encoded by the exons ATGATTTTCGATGAAGGGTCAATGCAATCTAAGTCCAACCTTGACTGCTTCCTCCGGCGTACGACACCTGTTGTGCCGTCTCAGTTTCTTCCCAAG CACGAGATTCGAAACCTTAACCGATTGTGGCACCCGTGGGAGAGAGAAGCTGTTGAGTACTTCACTTTGGGTGATCTATGGAATCGTTTCCACGAATGGAGTGCTTATGGAGCTGGAGTTCCCATCACGTTGTCCAATGGGGAGACACTTGTTCAGTACTATGTTCCTTACCTCTCCGCAATTCAGATATTCACCAGCAACACTTTCAG GGAAGAGACCGAGTCAGGTGAGTGTGAGACAAGGGATTCGTACAGCGATTCCTACAGTGAAGAGAGTGAGAGTGACAAACTATGGAGGTGGGATGGAACTTCGTCAGAAGAAGGAGGATCTGAGCACGATTGTTTGTGGCACATGAATGACCGATTGGGTCACCTTTACTTCCAATATTTTGAAAGATCAACTCCATATGGGAGAGTTCCTCTAATGGATAAG aTTACTGGCTTAGCAGAAAGATACCCGGGGTTGATGTCACTAAGAAGTGTAGATCTTTCCCCAGCAAGTTGGATGGCAGTTGCTTG GTACCCCATATATCATATTCCCATGGGAAGAACAATTAAAGATCTCTCAACATGCTTCCTCACTTTCCACACACTTTCATCTTCATTCCAag ATATGGACCTTGATGATGATACCGACGGAGCCCACGAGAAGAGAAAGGAAGGTGAAGGAATTTCGCTGCCAGCATTTGGTTTGGCCACGTATAAGATGCAAGGGAGTGTGTGGGTCTCAGGGAATTGTGGTAGGGACCAAGAAAGACTAGTCTCACTATTGAGCGTGGCAGATTCATGGTTGAAGCAACTAAGGGTCCAACATCATGACTTCAATTACTTCATGGGCGCTCGGCATGGCTAG
- the LOC100799384 gene encoding uncharacterized protein isoform X2 — protein MQSKSNLDCFLRRTTPVVPSQFLPKHEIRNLNRLWHPWEREAVEYFTLGDLWNRFHEWSAYGAGVPITLSNGETLVQYYVPYLSAIQIFTSNTFREETESGECETRDSYSDSYSEESESDKLWRWDGTSSEEGGSEHDCLWHMNDRLGHLYFQYFERSTPYGRVPLMDKITGLAERYPGLMSLRSVDLSPASWMAVAWYPIYHIPMGRTIKDLSTCFLTFHTLSSSFQDMDLDDDTDGAHEKRKEGEGISLPAFGLATYKMQGSVWVSGNCGRDQERLVSLLSVADSWLKQLRVQHHDFNYFMGARHG, from the exons ATGCAATCTAAGTCCAACCTTGACTGCTTCCTCCGGCGTACGACACCTGTTGTGCCGTCTCAGTTTCTTCCCAAG CACGAGATTCGAAACCTTAACCGATTGTGGCACCCGTGGGAGAGAGAAGCTGTTGAGTACTTCACTTTGGGTGATCTATGGAATCGTTTCCACGAATGGAGTGCTTATGGAGCTGGAGTTCCCATCACGTTGTCCAATGGGGAGACACTTGTTCAGTACTATGTTCCTTACCTCTCCGCAATTCAGATATTCACCAGCAACACTTTCAG GGAAGAGACCGAGTCAGGTGAGTGTGAGACAAGGGATTCGTACAGCGATTCCTACAGTGAAGAGAGTGAGAGTGACAAACTATGGAGGTGGGATGGAACTTCGTCAGAAGAAGGAGGATCTGAGCACGATTGTTTGTGGCACATGAATGACCGATTGGGTCACCTTTACTTCCAATATTTTGAAAGATCAACTCCATATGGGAGAGTTCCTCTAATGGATAAG aTTACTGGCTTAGCAGAAAGATACCCGGGGTTGATGTCACTAAGAAGTGTAGATCTTTCCCCAGCAAGTTGGATGGCAGTTGCTTG GTACCCCATATATCATATTCCCATGGGAAGAACAATTAAAGATCTCTCAACATGCTTCCTCACTTTCCACACACTTTCATCTTCATTCCAag ATATGGACCTTGATGATGATACCGACGGAGCCCACGAGAAGAGAAAGGAAGGTGAAGGAATTTCGCTGCCAGCATTTGGTTTGGCCACGTATAAGATGCAAGGGAGTGTGTGGGTCTCAGGGAATTGTGGTAGGGACCAAGAAAGACTAGTCTCACTATTGAGCGTGGCAGATTCATGGTTGAAGCAACTAAGGGTCCAACATCATGACTTCAATTACTTCATGGGCGCTCGGCATGGCTAG
- the LOC100800270 gene encoding ELMO domain-containing protein A isoform X2: MTLVPDCTLMRLRKRKRCFPSCSSLRKVDEDEIYWRRRKEDEELEWTPNSTHLISQFTQCFTNAMVGSRSWIGGLFHRTTTKRDDKFIDYPLSPIEEERLQRLQERLQVPYDETRPDHQESLRALWHCSFPNVSLEGLISDQWKDMGWQGPNPSTDFRGCGFISLENLLFFARKYPESFHKLLLKKDGKRATWEYPFAVAGINISFMLIQMLDLCSEKPRCLPGMNFVKLLGENEEAFDVLYCIAFEMMDAQWLAMHASYMDFNDVLQATRMQLERELSLEDINKIQDLPAYNLL, translated from the exons ATGACCCTTGTTCCTGATTGCACCCTCATGAGATTGAGGAAGCGTAAACGATGTTTTCCTTCTTGTTCCTCTCTTCGCAAA GTAGACGAGGATGAGATTTATTGGAGACGCAGAAAGGAAGATGAAGAGTTGGAATGGACACCTAATTCCACTCACTTAATATCTCAGTTTACTCAATGTTTTA CTAATGCTATGGTTGGATCACGATCATGGATAGGAGGACTCTTTCACCGCACAACCACCAAGCGAGATGACAAATTCATTGATTATCCTTTGAGTCCTATTGAG GAGGAAAGACTTCAAAGGCTTCAAGAACGGCTGCAAGTTCCTTATGATGAGACTCGACCTGATCATCAA GAATCACTAAGAGCTTTGTGGCATTGTTCCTTTCCTAATGTATCTCTGGAAGGCCTAATATCTGACCAATGGAAAGATATGGGATGGCAAGGTCCTAATCCATCGACTGACTTTAG GGGGTGTGGCTTCATTTCCCTTGAAAATCTACTGTTTTTCGCAAGGAAATATCCG GAATCTTTTCACAAGCTGTTGTTGAAAAAAGATGGAAAGAGAGCAACCTGGGAATATCCATTTGCTGTTGCTGGcattaatatatcatttatgTTGATACAGATGTTGGATTTATGCTCAG aAAAGCCACGATGTCTTCCAGGCATGAATTTTGTTAAGTTATTAGGAG aaaatgaagaagcatTCGATGTTCTATACTGTATAGCATTTGAGATGATGGATGCACAATGGCTGGCTATGCATGCTTCCTACATGGATTTTAAC GATGTTCTACAAGCAACAAGAATGCAATTGGAGAGAGAGCTATCCTTAGAAGACATCAACAAAATACAAGACCTGCCTGCTTACAATCTGTTGTAA
- the LOC100800270 gene encoding ELMO domain-containing protein A isoform X4 — MLIYILLHVANAMVGSRSWIGGLFHRTTTKRDDKFIDYPLSPIEEERLQRLQERLQVPYDETRPDHQESLRALWHCSFPNVSLEGLISDQWKDMGWQGPNPSTDFRGCGFISLENLLFFARKYPESFHKLLLKKDGKRATWEYPFAVAGINISFMLIQMLDLCSEKPRCLPGMNFVKLLGENEEAFDVLYCIAFEMMDAQWLAMHASYMDFNDVLQATRMQLERELSLEDINKIQDLPAYNLL, encoded by the exons TGTTGATCTATATTTTGTTACACGTAGCTAATGCTATGGTTGGATCACGATCATGGATAGGAGGACTCTTTCACCGCACAACCACCAAGCGAGATGACAAATTCATTGATTATCCTTTGAGTCCTATTGAG GAGGAAAGACTTCAAAGGCTTCAAGAACGGCTGCAAGTTCCTTATGATGAGACTCGACCTGATCATCAA GAATCACTAAGAGCTTTGTGGCATTGTTCCTTTCCTAATGTATCTCTGGAAGGCCTAATATCTGACCAATGGAAAGATATGGGATGGCAAGGTCCTAATCCATCGACTGACTTTAG GGGGTGTGGCTTCATTTCCCTTGAAAATCTACTGTTTTTCGCAAGGAAATATCCG GAATCTTTTCACAAGCTGTTGTTGAAAAAAGATGGAAAGAGAGCAACCTGGGAATATCCATTTGCTGTTGCTGGcattaatatatcatttatgTTGATACAGATGTTGGATTTATGCTCAG aAAAGCCACGATGTCTTCCAGGCATGAATTTTGTTAAGTTATTAGGAG aaaatgaagaagcatTCGATGTTCTATACTGTATAGCATTTGAGATGATGGATGCACAATGGCTGGCTATGCATGCTTCCTACATGGATTTTAAC GATGTTCTACAAGCAACAAGAATGCAATTGGAGAGAGAGCTATCCTTAGAAGACATCAACAAAATACAAGACCTGCCTGCTTACAATCTGTTGTAA
- the LOC100800270 gene encoding ELMO domain-containing protein A isoform X5 encodes MVGSRSWIGGLFHRTTTKRDDKFIDYPLSPIEEERLQRLQERLQVPYDETRPDHQESLRALWHCSFPNVSLEGLISDQWKDMGWQGPNPSTDFRGCGFISLENLLFFARKYPESFHKLLLKKDGKRATWEYPFAVAGINISFMLIQMLDLCSEKPRCLPGMNFVKLLGENEEAFDVLYCIAFEMMDAQWLAMHASYMDFNDVLQATRMQLERELSLEDINKIQDLPAYNLL; translated from the exons ATGGTTGGATCACGATCATGGATAGGAGGACTCTTTCACCGCACAACCACCAAGCGAGATGACAAATTCATTGATTATCCTTTGAGTCCTATTGAG GAGGAAAGACTTCAAAGGCTTCAAGAACGGCTGCAAGTTCCTTATGATGAGACTCGACCTGATCATCAA GAATCACTAAGAGCTTTGTGGCATTGTTCCTTTCCTAATGTATCTCTGGAAGGCCTAATATCTGACCAATGGAAAGATATGGGATGGCAAGGTCCTAATCCATCGACTGACTTTAG GGGGTGTGGCTTCATTTCCCTTGAAAATCTACTGTTTTTCGCAAGGAAATATCCG GAATCTTTTCACAAGCTGTTGTTGAAAAAAGATGGAAAGAGAGCAACCTGGGAATATCCATTTGCTGTTGCTGGcattaatatatcatttatgTTGATACAGATGTTGGATTTATGCTCAG aAAAGCCACGATGTCTTCCAGGCATGAATTTTGTTAAGTTATTAGGAG aaaatgaagaagcatTCGATGTTCTATACTGTATAGCATTTGAGATGATGGATGCACAATGGCTGGCTATGCATGCTTCCTACATGGATTTTAAC GATGTTCTACAAGCAACAAGAATGCAATTGGAGAGAGAGCTATCCTTAGAAGACATCAACAAAATACAAGACCTGCCTGCTTACAATCTGTTGTAA
- the LOC100800270 gene encoding ELMO domain-containing protein A isoform X1 gives MTLVPDCTLMRLRKRKRCFPSCSSLRKVDEDEIYWRRRKEDEELEWTPNSTHLISQFTQCFMLIYILLHVANAMVGSRSWIGGLFHRTTTKRDDKFIDYPLSPIEEERLQRLQERLQVPYDETRPDHQESLRALWHCSFPNVSLEGLISDQWKDMGWQGPNPSTDFRGCGFISLENLLFFARKYPESFHKLLLKKDGKRATWEYPFAVAGINISFMLIQMLDLCSEKPRCLPGMNFVKLLGENEEAFDVLYCIAFEMMDAQWLAMHASYMDFNDVLQATRMQLERELSLEDINKIQDLPAYNLL, from the exons ATGACCCTTGTTCCTGATTGCACCCTCATGAGATTGAGGAAGCGTAAACGATGTTTTCCTTCTTGTTCCTCTCTTCGCAAA GTAGACGAGGATGAGATTTATTGGAGACGCAGAAAGGAAGATGAAGAGTTGGAATGGACACCTAATTCCACTCACTTAATATCTCAGTTTACTCAATGTTTTA TGTTGATCTATATTTTGTTACACGTAGCTAATGCTATGGTTGGATCACGATCATGGATAGGAGGACTCTTTCACCGCACAACCACCAAGCGAGATGACAAATTCATTGATTATCCTTTGAGTCCTATTGAG GAGGAAAGACTTCAAAGGCTTCAAGAACGGCTGCAAGTTCCTTATGATGAGACTCGACCTGATCATCAA GAATCACTAAGAGCTTTGTGGCATTGTTCCTTTCCTAATGTATCTCTGGAAGGCCTAATATCTGACCAATGGAAAGATATGGGATGGCAAGGTCCTAATCCATCGACTGACTTTAG GGGGTGTGGCTTCATTTCCCTTGAAAATCTACTGTTTTTCGCAAGGAAATATCCG GAATCTTTTCACAAGCTGTTGTTGAAAAAAGATGGAAAGAGAGCAACCTGGGAATATCCATTTGCTGTTGCTGGcattaatatatcatttatgTTGATACAGATGTTGGATTTATGCTCAG aAAAGCCACGATGTCTTCCAGGCATGAATTTTGTTAAGTTATTAGGAG aaaatgaagaagcatTCGATGTTCTATACTGTATAGCATTTGAGATGATGGATGCACAATGGCTGGCTATGCATGCTTCCTACATGGATTTTAAC GATGTTCTACAAGCAACAAGAATGCAATTGGAGAGAGAGCTATCCTTAGAAGACATCAACAAAATACAAGACCTGCCTGCTTACAATCTGTTGTAA
- the LOC100800270 gene encoding ELMO domain-containing protein A isoform X3 encodes MTLVPDCTLMRLRKRKRCFPSCSSLRKVDEDEIYWRRRKEDEELEWTPNSTHLISQFTQCFRGLFHRTTTKRDDKFIDYPLSPIEEERLQRLQERLQVPYDETRPDHQESLRALWHCSFPNVSLEGLISDQWKDMGWQGPNPSTDFRGCGFISLENLLFFARKYPESFHKLLLKKDGKRATWEYPFAVAGINISFMLIQMLDLCSEKPRCLPGMNFVKLLGENEEAFDVLYCIAFEMMDAQWLAMHASYMDFNDVLQATRMQLERELSLEDINKIQDLPAYNLL; translated from the exons ATGACCCTTGTTCCTGATTGCACCCTCATGAGATTGAGGAAGCGTAAACGATGTTTTCCTTCTTGTTCCTCTCTTCGCAAA GTAGACGAGGATGAGATTTATTGGAGACGCAGAAAGGAAGATGAAGAGTTGGAATGGACACCTAATTCCACTCACTTAATATCTCAGTTTACTCAATGTTTTA GAGGACTCTTTCACCGCACAACCACCAAGCGAGATGACAAATTCATTGATTATCCTTTGAGTCCTATTGAG GAGGAAAGACTTCAAAGGCTTCAAGAACGGCTGCAAGTTCCTTATGATGAGACTCGACCTGATCATCAA GAATCACTAAGAGCTTTGTGGCATTGTTCCTTTCCTAATGTATCTCTGGAAGGCCTAATATCTGACCAATGGAAAGATATGGGATGGCAAGGTCCTAATCCATCGACTGACTTTAG GGGGTGTGGCTTCATTTCCCTTGAAAATCTACTGTTTTTCGCAAGGAAATATCCG GAATCTTTTCACAAGCTGTTGTTGAAAAAAGATGGAAAGAGAGCAACCTGGGAATATCCATTTGCTGTTGCTGGcattaatatatcatttatgTTGATACAGATGTTGGATTTATGCTCAG aAAAGCCACGATGTCTTCCAGGCATGAATTTTGTTAAGTTATTAGGAG aaaatgaagaagcatTCGATGTTCTATACTGTATAGCATTTGAGATGATGGATGCACAATGGCTGGCTATGCATGCTTCCTACATGGATTTTAAC GATGTTCTACAAGCAACAAGAATGCAATTGGAGAGAGAGCTATCCTTAGAAGACATCAACAAAATACAAGACCTGCCTGCTTACAATCTGTTGTAA